The following coding sequences lie in one Deinococcus aerolatus genomic window:
- a CDS encoding NUDIX domain-containing protein, with protein MSHLSRTLPIKRAAHVYLVRDGQLLLVEERMDDGSIFYGLPGGKAHPGETLGDAAVRQVLVETGLTVTDLVFISLLEGELLTGTRNECYATFGRFTATYSGELNPTDPEVVGIRWVPFDQVEMLVRYGPPPEVEERNPLIWVPTRDFVKGQPRAYYPI; from the coding sequence ATGAGTCACCTGTCGCGCACCCTGCCGATCAAGCGCGCCGCGCACGTGTATCTGGTGCGGGACGGTCAGCTGCTGCTGGTCGAGGAACGCATGGACGACGGCAGCATCTTCTACGGTCTGCCCGGCGGCAAGGCCCATCCCGGCGAGACGCTGGGCGACGCCGCCGTCCGGCAGGTGCTGGTGGAAACCGGCCTGACCGTCACCGATCTGGTGTTCATCAGCCTGCTGGAAGGCGAGCTGCTCACCGGCACGCGCAACGAGTGCTACGCCACCTTCGGACGCTTCACCGCCACCTACTCCGGCGAACTCAATCCCACCGATCCCGAGGTGGTGGGCATCCGCTGGGTGCCCTTCGATCAGGTGGAGATGCTGGTCCGCTACGGCCCCCCGCCCGAGGTCGAGGAACGCAACCCGCTGATCTGGGTTCCGACACGCGACTTCGTGAAGGGCCAGCCGCGCGCGTACTACCCGATCTAA
- a CDS encoding MerR family transcriptional regulator produces the protein MNAGGENQEQWAQTAMFTASEVEAQTGVPAATLRQWERRYGFPRPVRNDSGYRMYSPDDVRDIGIMLGHQRSGVGARMAAELTRKGMTGGGAGRSGLVRPVTLAPARQHALLAAPAASSPVPMSAPVSLPALAGQLTQALVTADYVRAGDVLAGAHARLPVEDVMTGVMSPALVEIGERWARGEITIAHERGASHFLRSRLSALMDIAGPEDTDTGWGPLLVAACAPGEQHELGLMMQALALRRRGLRVAYLGANVPLGDLTIFAHERGAQAILLSINGEWALGDWGNGAWVDGAWVADAPPDRAVYPASRPVRTGTHGLAWVSGSADQAAPQPQRQRPVCQRTALQRLGLPVFLGGALMNARPALAAELGGLYAGPDAPAAAATISGVLGHALHAAQAADPDREATPSQAPHSSQAGVNRPGPDQEGEQT, from the coding sequence ATGAATGCAGGCGGGGAGAACCAGGAACAGTGGGCGCAGACGGCCATGTTCACCGCCTCGGAGGTAGAGGCGCAGACCGGCGTGCCGGCTGCAACGCTGCGGCAGTGGGAGCGGCGCTACGGGTTTCCGCGCCCCGTGCGCAACGACAGTGGGTACCGGATGTACTCGCCGGACGACGTGCGCGATATCGGGATCATGCTGGGCCACCAGCGCAGCGGCGTCGGGGCGCGGATGGCCGCCGAGTTGACCCGCAAGGGCATGACGGGGGGAGGCGCGGGGAGAAGCGGGCTGGTGCGTCCCGTCACCCTTGCCCCGGCCCGCCAACATGCGCTGCTGGCAGCCCCTGCCGCCTCATCCCCAGTCCCGATGTCCGCCCCGGTGTCCCTGCCTGCCCTGGCGGGTCAGCTGACCCAGGCGCTGGTCACCGCCGACTACGTGCGGGCCGGTGACGTGCTGGCCGGGGCGCACGCGCGGCTGCCGGTCGAGGACGTGATGACCGGCGTCATGTCCCCGGCGCTGGTGGAGATCGGCGAGCGCTGGGCCAGGGGCGAGATCACCATTGCCCACGAACGCGGGGCCAGTCATTTTCTGCGTTCGCGGCTGTCGGCCCTGATGGACATCGCGGGGCCGGAAGACACAGACACCGGCTGGGGACCGTTGCTGGTGGCGGCCTGCGCGCCCGGCGAGCAGCATGAGCTGGGACTGATGATGCAGGCCCTGGCCCTGCGCCGCCGGGGGCTGCGGGTGGCGTACCTGGGAGCGAACGTGCCGCTGGGCGACCTGACCATCTTCGCCCACGAACGGGGCGCGCAGGCCATCCTGCTGAGCATCAACGGCGAGTGGGCGCTGGGTGACTGGGGCAACGGGGCCTGGGTGGACGGGGCCTGGGTGGCGGATGCGCCGCCGGACCGCGCCGTGTACCCGGCGAGCAGGCCGGTGCGGACTGGGACCCATGGTCTGGCGTGGGTGTCCGGCAGCGCGGACCAGGCCGCGCCCCAGCCCCAGCGGCAACGGCCTGTGTGCCAGCGAACAGCGCTGCAACGGCTGGGCCTGCCGGTTTTTCTGGGCGGCGCCCTGATGAACGCCCGGCCTGCGCTGGCCGCTGAACTGGGCGGCCTCTATGCTGGACCCGATGCGCCAGCGGCGGCGGCCACCATTTCCGGGGTGCTGGGCCATGCCCTGCACGCCGCGCAGGCCGCAGACCCAGACCGCGAAGCTACGCCTTCCCAGGCACCGCACTCATCTCAGGCAGGCGTGAACCGGCCAGGGCCAGATCAGGAAGGAGAACAGACATGA
- a CDS encoding NAD-dependent epimerase/dehydratase family protein — MRILVTGGTGFVGQAVVRELVSRGHQVWAGSREGREGGAGQAVRLDVTDPSSVLAAVAAADPDAVVHLVGIIAEKGTQTFQAVHVDGTRHVLAAVPRTARYVHMSALGADVDSGSGYSASKGRAEALVRDSGLRFTIFRPSLIFGVGDDFFGRVLRELVSAAPIVPQIGNGAFPFRPVSVQDVAQAFAGAAEADLGLGETYALTGPQEYTFRQLLELELGALGKKKPIVPVPLPLMNLAVPLMNLLPSPPITRDQYAMLKEGNTAPNEPARTVFGLPMLALRDQLPEILGAAKG, encoded by the coding sequence ATGAGGATTCTCGTGACCGGGGGCACCGGTTTTGTGGGGCAGGCAGTGGTCAGGGAACTGGTTTCGCGCGGGCATCAGGTCTGGGCGGGCAGCCGCGAGGGCCGGGAGGGCGGCGCGGGGCAGGCGGTCCGGCTGGACGTGACCGATCCGTCCAGCGTGCTGGCCGCCGTGGCTGCCGCCGATCCCGACGCCGTGGTTCATCTGGTGGGCATCATTGCCGAGAAGGGCACGCAGACCTTTCAGGCGGTGCACGTGGACGGCACCCGGCACGTGCTGGCCGCCGTGCCACGCACGGCACGCTACGTTCACATGAGCGCGTTGGGCGCGGACGTGGATAGCGGCAGCGGCTACAGCGCCAGCAAGGGCCGCGCCGAGGCGCTGGTCAGGGACAGCGGCCTGCGCTTCACCATCTTCCGCCCCAGCCTGATCTTCGGGGTGGGCGACGACTTCTTCGGGCGGGTGCTGCGTGAGCTGGTCAGTGCGGCGCCCATCGTGCCGCAGATTGGCAACGGGGCGTTTCCGTTCCGGCCCGTGAGCGTGCAGGACGTGGCGCAGGCTTTTGCCGGGGCCGCCGAAGCTGACCTGGGCCTGGGCGAGACCTATGCCCTGACCGGGCCGCAGGAGTACACCTTCCGGCAGCTGCTGGAGCTGGAACTGGGCGCGCTGGGCAAGAAAAAGCCCATTGTGCCTGTGCCGCTGCCCCTGATGAATCTGGCGGTCCCGCTGATGAATCTGCTGCCCAGTCCGCCGATCACCAGGGACCAGTACGCCATGCTCAAGGAGGGCAACACCGCCCCCAACGAACCGGCCAGAACGGTGTTCGGGCTGCCGATGCTGGCCCTGCGCGACCAGTTGCCGGAAATTCTCGGCGCTGCGAAGGGCTGA
- a CDS encoding YjgN family protein, with protein MSDPAVSARDEPLLGRHVQPPCPAAGPFPATVTEYPVTFTGTAQEYFRLWIVNIALTFVTLGLYLPWARVRNRQYFYGHTWVDGQNFEYRASPAALLRGYLLVAALFLAYAVSGQFESTQWVAGVLVLIYGAAYPLLVRQSMRFQAVNTVHRGLRFRFHGTVGRAYVAYLVTNFVAGISAGLALPWAWYMQRRYQTEGLAYGAARATFRGDVGPFYLIGLTALGLTLAGGVILGVPLFALAAALLSGFDAGLLDSGNILSSGLWLAALVAGYLAVLILYVVAWQYVRGATMVYMLNNVELGGVFRTRATFSPWRLVWISVSNSAARVLTLGLASPWAAVRQTRYILGGVTVRAIAPLDDFVAGVGGEASAFGEAATELLDIQVGF; from the coding sequence ATGAGTGATCCTGCCGTGTCTGCCCGTGATGAGCCGTTGCTGGGCCGACATGTCCAGCCTCCGTGCCCCGCGGCCGGGCCCTTTCCGGCCACCGTCACCGAATATCCCGTCACCTTTACCGGCACGGCCCAGGAATATTTCCGGCTGTGGATCGTGAATATCGCCCTGACCTTCGTGACGCTGGGGCTGTACCTGCCGTGGGCGCGTGTCCGCAACCGGCAATATTTCTACGGACACACCTGGGTGGATGGCCAGAACTTCGAGTACCGCGCCAGTCCGGCGGCGCTGCTACGCGGCTACCTGCTGGTGGCGGCGCTGTTCCTGGCCTACGCGGTGTCCGGGCAGTTTGAATCCACGCAGTGGGTGGCCGGGGTGCTGGTGCTGATCTACGGCGCCGCCTACCCGCTGCTGGTGCGCCAGTCCATGCGCTTTCAGGCGGTCAATACCGTTCACCGGGGGCTGCGCTTCCGCTTTCACGGTACGGTGGGCAGGGCGTATGTGGCCTATCTGGTGACCAATTTTGTGGCGGGCATCTCCGCCGGATTGGCGCTGCCGTGGGCGTGGTACATGCAGCGGCGCTATCAGACCGAGGGGCTGGCCTACGGCGCGGCGCGGGCCACCTTCCGGGGCGATGTCGGCCCCTTCTACCTGATCGGCCTGACCGCTCTGGGGCTGACCCTTGCGGGCGGCGTGATTCTCGGCGTGCCGCTGTTCGCGCTGGCGGCGGCGCTGCTGAGTGGGTTTGACGCTGGCCTTCTCGATTCAGGCAACATACTGTCGTCCGGCCTGTGGCTGGCGGCGCTGGTGGCCGGCTATCTGGCCGTCCTGATCCTGTACGTGGTGGCGTGGCAGTACGTGCGCGGCGCGACGATGGTCTACATGCTGAACAACGTGGAACTGGGCGGCGTGTTCCGGACACGGGCCACCTTCAGTCCGTGGCGGCTGGTGTGGATCAGCGTCAGCAACAGCGCCGCGCGGGTGCTGACGCTGGGGCTGGCGTCACCGTGGGCTGCCGTGCGCCAGACCCGTTACATTCTGGGTGGCGTGACGGTGCGCGCCATTGCCCCGCTGGACGACTTCGTGGCGGGCGTGGGCGGTGAGGCCTCCGCGTTCGGTGAGGCCGCCACCGAACTGCTTGACATTCAGGTGGGCTTCTAG
- a CDS encoding M48 family metallopeptidase, with amino-acid sequence MGPDGGSLALQGVYFDGRSSRDQPATLTVAAQTATLKVAGGAAEHRWPAHLLDVEAPVPGVRRAVTLPGGGRFETHDDAGVSAWERATGRNLALGGIRALESRWGAALAALGASLVALALFLMYGIPAVARQAAFATPRSVLAAFDRETIGFLESGEFFGPSRLSLARQAQLGAAFREVAGWAGSNYPYRLLIRDGEAGGPNGLGANAFALPGGTVVLTDQLVALAGSDRELMGVLAHETGHVTGRHGLAGVYQALGLTLVTTVVAGDLISAGTFAAAVPAAILSGGYSRAAETEADEASGRYMLETYSTTRPLRTMLARLERQDRQKEGTATTSGPSLIDLLSTHPGTPARIEHLKRLEADGLPAPSR; translated from the coding sequence GTGGGGCCGGACGGTGGGTCACTCGCCCTGCAGGGCGTGTATTTCGATGGCCGCAGCAGCCGCGATCAGCCCGCGACGCTGACGGTGGCCGCGCAGACGGCGACGCTGAAGGTGGCCGGCGGGGCCGCCGAGCACCGCTGGCCTGCCCACCTGCTGGACGTGGAGGCCCCGGTGCCCGGTGTGCGCCGCGCCGTGACGCTGCCGGGCGGGGGCCGGTTCGAGACCCATGACGACGCGGGGGTCAGCGCGTGGGAACGCGCCACCGGGCGCAACCTTGCGCTGGGCGGCATCCGGGCGCTGGAGTCCCGCTGGGGGGCGGCGCTGGCCGCGCTGGGGGCCTCGCTGGTGGCGCTGGCGCTGTTCCTGATGTACGGCATCCCGGCCGTGGCGCGTCAGGCGGCCTTCGCCACGCCCCGCAGCGTGCTGGCCGCCTTTGACCGCGAGACCATCGGATTTCTGGAAAGCGGCGAATTCTTCGGCCCTTCCAGATTAAGCCTGGCCCGGCAGGCGCAGCTCGGGGCCGCGTTCCGTGAGGTGGCCGGCTGGGCGGGCAGCAATTACCCGTATCGCCTGCTGATCCGTGATGGCGAGGCGGGCGGCCCGAACGGGCTGGGCGCGAACGCCTTCGCCCTGCCCGGCGGCACGGTGGTCCTGACCGATCAGCTGGTGGCCCTGGCCGGCAGTGACCGCGAACTGATGGGCGTGCTGGCCCACGAAACCGGCCACGTCACCGGGCGGCATGGGCTGGCCGGGGTGTATCAGGCGCTGGGGCTGACCCTGGTGACCACCGTGGTGGCCGGCGACCTGATCAGCGCGGGAACCTTCGCGGCAGCGGTGCCGGCGGCCATCCTGAGCGGCGGCTACTCGCGGGCGGCGGAAACCGAGGCGGACGAGGCATCGGGCCGCTACATGCTGGAGACCTACAGCACCACCCGGCCCCTGCGGACCATGCTGGCGCGCCTGGAACGGCAGGACCGGCAGAAGGAGGGCACGGCGACCACCTCGGGGCCGTCCCTGATCGACCTGCTCAGCACCCATCCCGGTACGCCGGCCCGCATCGAGCACCTCAAGCGGCTGGAAGCGGACGGCCTGCCCGCGCCTTCACGCTAG
- a CDS encoding NADPH-dependent FMN reductase, protein MAASLSFTVISTSLDPESRSAWLCTLAARQLRGAGHAVTHLDLRETPLPPFDNAGCYAHPNAGVYHRAVREADGVLLGVPVYNWGLGSGARALVELTGSSDIGRGLHGAWFDRPVTFLVSGGLDHGYLSHGAFALGLMYDFRCVINPHFVYATSAHWDAPEVPGVWLAERLARTVDRTVDLSERLHGRDYHSVWEI, encoded by the coding sequence ATGGCCGCTTCCCTGAGCTTCACCGTCATCTCGACCAGTCTTGATCCCGAGAGCCGCAGCGCGTGGCTGTGCACGCTGGCTGCCCGGCAGTTGCGCGGGGCCGGGCACGCGGTCACGCACCTCGACCTGCGCGAGACGCCGCTGCCCCCCTTCGACAACGCTGGCTGTTACGCCCACCCCAACGCCGGGGTCTACCACCGCGCCGTCCGCGAGGCCGACGGCGTGCTGCTGGGCGTCCCTGTGTACAACTGGGGGCTGGGCTCTGGCGCGCGGGCGCTGGTGGAACTCACCGGCAGCAGCGACATCGGGCGCGGCCTGCACGGCGCGTGGTTTGACCGGCCCGTCACGTTTCTGGTGTCTGGCGGGCTGGATCACGGTTACCTCAGCCACGGGGCATTCGCGCTGGGGCTGATGTACGACTTCCGCTGCGTCATCAACCCGCACTTCGTGTACGCCACCTCCGCCCACTGGGACGCGCCGGAGGTGCCAGGGGTCTGGCTGGCGGAGCGGCTAGCCAGAACGGTAGACCGGACTGTCGACCTCTCGGAGCGCCTGCACGGGCGCGACTATCACAGCGTGTGGGAAATTTGA
- a CDS encoding RluA family pseudouridine synthase: MTEHPDFYIVHKPALWLTHRVHRGGRAEVPDVVGWMQRETGELDLSPPHRLDRETSGLLVLSRDTEAARRFFTLFKTHLVGKLYRAVVRGTPDWERRTVDAPLGDLGLGAANRVLMRQAVVPDGRPAVTDFRVLGRRAGHALIEAHPRSGRLHQIRAHLFHLGLPLVGDKIYGLERDAFLEFIATGQTPELTARLGLERQALHAARLAFPWAGAQVVAEAALPGDMQRLWDRLEH, translated from the coding sequence GTGACCGAACATCCCGACTTCTACATCGTCCACAAGCCCGCGCTGTGGCTGACGCACCGGGTTCACCGTGGTGGCCGGGCGGAGGTGCCGGACGTGGTGGGCTGGATGCAGCGCGAAACCGGCGAGCTAGACCTCTCGCCGCCGCACCGCCTGGACCGTGAGACCAGCGGCCTGCTGGTGCTGTCGCGCGACACCGAGGCCGCCCGGCGCTTTTTCACGCTGTTCAAGACGCATCTGGTGGGCAAGCTGTACCGCGCCGTCGTGCGCGGCACGCCCGACTGGGAGCGCCGCACGGTGGACGCGCCGCTGGGCGATCTGGGCCTGGGCGCGGCCAACCGGGTGCTGATGCGGCAGGCAGTGGTGCCGGATGGCCGCCCCGCCGTGACCGATTTCCGGGTGCTGGGCCGCCGGGCCGGGCACGCGTTGATCGAGGCGCACCCGCGCTCGGGCCGCCTGCACCAGATCCGTGCGCACCTGTTTCACCTGGGCCTGCCGCTGGTGGGCGACAAGATCTACGGGCTGGAACGGGACGCCTTCCTGGAGTTCATCGCCACCGGCCAGACCCCAGAACTCACCGCCCGCCTGGGCCTGGAGCGTCAGGCGCTTCACGCCGCCCGCCTTGCCTTTCCCTGGGCCGGGGCGCAGGTGGTGGCCGAGGCGGCGCTGCCGGGGGACATGCAGCGGCTGTGGGACCGGCTGGAGCATTGA
- a CDS encoding FeoA family protein, with the protein MNERTLDTLAPGEHAHVVGLAPDHPLRRRLLELGFVRGAPVTVVRRAPLGDPLEVRVNGTDLALRAADLQGIRVRQ; encoded by the coding sequence ATGAACGAACGGACGCTGGACACCCTGGCCCCTGGTGAGCACGCCCATGTGGTGGGGCTGGCCCCGGACCATCCGCTGCGCCGCCGCCTGTTGGAACTGGGCTTCGTCCGCGGCGCCCCGGTGACTGTGGTGCGCCGCGCCCCGCTGGGCGATCCGCTGGAAGTGCGGGTCAACGGCACTGACCTGGCCCTGCGTGCCGCCGACCTGCAAGGCATCCGGGTGAGACAGTGA
- the feoB gene encoding ferrous iron transport protein B: MTTAFSPPDLHIPDEAACQATLGRLKGASEPRVVVVGNPNVGKTTLINAVAGTRLKVGNWSGVTIEKREARLEYAGRAIHLLDLPGAYSLSPHTPEELIARTALLDEAPDAVLNVLDAGNLERNLYLTLQLLDFRLPVAVALNLVDEAKNKGMTVDAAALSRALGVPVTQTVAIRGQGTAALMGDVLKGATLGIAVRYPPQIEAAANDLTARMVGMPTLPLHAHRYLALALLEGDPSVRGRLAATGHAALLDAADAHLAALETEGVDALIEIAEARYARAGDLARLAVPQALARRTLSERLDRVALHPVLGIPLFLALVLLVFRLTFSVASPFVDLIGGPLQEIIGGWAAAALAWFPLGRDLVVGAIIPGVGTVLSFLPTLLVLYLAMSFLEDSGYMARAAFLMDRAMRSIGLDGRSFIPLILGFGCNVPAIYATRALERRSDRVLVSMILPFMSCSARLPVYVVFAAALFPRSGSWLVWSMYVLGMAVAFFFALILRRTTLPAEGGGVLLELPPYRFPAWKVLWKHAWRRTASFARRARTTVMGTVAVVWLLLALPAVSGEKFATVPPQDSLFGTVSRAVSPIFAPLGFGDWQATGALIPGFIAKEVVVGTLGQIYLGEIAANPEPLGVLDGVTQTLGATWDTLRASVSALPTVLALPSLNADASAETKTPLAAALAQAFTPASALAYLVFVLLYTPCIATVGAMAQEHGRRLAWMTVGWQMVTAWVVAFAGYQVAVRLL, translated from the coding sequence GTGACAACCGCCTTTTCACCTCCTGACCTCCACATTCCCGACGAGGCCGCCTGTCAGGCCACCCTGGGCCGCCTGAAGGGGGCCAGCGAACCGCGGGTAGTGGTGGTGGGCAACCCCAACGTCGGCAAGACCACCCTGATCAATGCTGTGGCGGGAACGCGCCTGAAGGTGGGCAACTGGTCGGGCGTGACCATTGAGAAACGCGAGGCCCGGCTGGAATACGCGGGCCGCGCCATTCACCTGCTGGACCTGCCCGGCGCGTATTCCCTGAGCCCGCACACCCCTGAGGAACTGATTGCCCGCACCGCGCTGCTGGACGAGGCTCCCGACGCCGTGCTGAATGTCCTGGACGCTGGAAACCTGGAGCGCAACCTGTACCTGACGCTGCAACTGCTGGACTTCCGGCTGCCGGTGGCGGTGGCCCTGAATCTGGTGGACGAGGCGAAGAACAAGGGCATGACCGTGGACGCCGCCGCCCTGTCCCGCGCGCTGGGCGTACCGGTCACGCAGACGGTGGCGATCCGCGGCCAGGGCACGGCAGCCCTGATGGGCGACGTGTTGAAGGGCGCGACGCTGGGGATTGCCGTGCGCTACCCCCCGCAGATCGAGGCGGCGGCCAATGACCTGACCGCCCGCATGGTGGGAATGCCCACCCTGCCCCTGCACGCGCACCGCTATCTGGCCCTGGCGCTGCTGGAGGGCGATCCCAGCGTCCGCGGACGGCTGGCGGCCACCGGGCATGCCGCGCTGCTGGACGCGGCGGACGCCCACCTCGCCGCCCTGGAGACCGAGGGTGTCGACGCTTTGATCGAGATTGCCGAGGCCCGCTATGCCCGCGCAGGCGATCTGGCGCGGCTGGCCGTTCCGCAGGCGCTGGCGCGGCGCACCCTCTCCGAACGGCTGGACCGGGTGGCGCTGCATCCCGTTCTGGGCATTCCTCTTTTCCTGGCCCTGGTGCTGCTGGTCTTCCGCCTGACCTTCAGCGTGGCCTCGCCCTTTGTGGATCTGATTGGCGGCCCGCTGCAGGAAATCATCGGCGGCTGGGCGGCAGCGGCGCTGGCGTGGTTCCCGCTGGGGCGCGATCTGGTGGTGGGCGCGATCATTCCAGGGGTGGGCACGGTCCTCAGCTTCCTGCCCACGCTGCTCGTCCTCTACCTCGCCATGAGTTTTCTGGAAGACAGCGGCTACATGGCCCGCGCCGCCTTCCTGATGGACCGGGCCATGCGCAGCATCGGACTGGACGGGCGCTCGTTTATTCCACTGATCCTGGGCTTCGGGTGCAATGTGCCGGCCATCTACGCCACCCGCGCGCTGGAGCGGCGCAGCGACCGCGTGCTGGTCAGCATGATCCTGCCGTTCATGAGCTGCTCGGCGCGGCTGCCGGTGTACGTGGTGTTCGCCGCCGCGCTGTTTCCGCGTTCGGGCAGCTGGCTGGTCTGGAGCATGTACGTGCTGGGCATGGCGGTGGCCTTTTTCTTCGCGCTGATTCTGCGCCGCACCACCCTGCCCGCCGAGGGCGGCGGCGTGCTGCTGGAGCTGCCGCCCTACCGGTTTCCCGCCTGGAAGGTGCTGTGGAAGCACGCCTGGCGGCGCACGGCCTCCTTTGCCCGGCGTGCCCGCACCACGGTGATGGGAACGGTGGCGGTGGTCTGGCTGCTGCTGGCGCTGCCTGCCGTGTCCGGCGAGAAATTTGCCACCGTGCCGCCGCAGGACAGCCTGTTCGGCACGGTCAGCCGGGCGGTGTCGCCCATCTTCGCGCCGCTGGGCTTCGGTGACTGGCAGGCCACGGGCGCCCTGATCCCCGGCTTCATCGCCAAGGAAGTCGTGGTGGGCACGCTGGGGCAGATCTACCTCGGCGAGATCGCGGCCAATCCCGAGCCACTGGGTGTGCTGGACGGCGTCACGCAAACGTTGGGTGCCACTTGGGACACCCTCAGGGCCAGCGTGTCTGCCCTGCCCACAGTCCTGGCCCTGCCCAGCCTGAACGCCGACGCCTCCGCCGAAACGAAGACCCCACTGGCGGCGGCGCTGGCGCAGGCATTCACCCCGGCGTCGGCCCTGGCCTATCTGGTGTTTGTGCTGCTGTACACGCCCTGCATTGCCACGGTGGGCGCGATGGCGCAGGAGCATGGGCGGCGGCTGGCGTGGATGACGGTGGGCTGGCAGATGGTCACGGCGTGGGTGGTGGCCTTCGCGGGGTATCAGGTGGCCGTGAGGCTGCTGTAG
- a CDS encoding helix-turn-helix domain-containing protein, with translation MAPTAPAPLAVILRVVAGEPRTPSELAHDLGSSEAALSGMLRTLQTGGYVQEALPATDGCACGPCALKSMCRNANGEAAPLGLLKLTPRGEAYLGRLRS, from the coding sequence GTGGCGCCCACCGCACCGGCTCCGCTGGCGGTCATCCTCCGTGTGGTGGCCGGGGAACCTCGCACGCCCTCGGAACTGGCCCATGATCTGGGCAGCTCCGAAGCGGCCCTGAGCGGGATGCTGCGAACCCTGCAAACCGGCGGCTACGTGCAGGAGGCCCTGCCGGCCACCGACGGCTGTGCCTGTGGGCCGTGCGCCCTGAAAAGCATGTGCCGCAACGCGAACGGCGAGGCGGCGCCGCTGGGCCTCCTTAAGCTCACGCCACGGGGAGAAGCCTACCTGGGGCGACTCCGCAGCTGA
- a CDS encoding aminotransferase class IV has protein sequence MKPLPSGLDHPAWLHGLSAFATVRTRRGEPVLWAAHLERLRQTCAFLDLPAPDAGCPTLDPWPWGLLRVTVTGDGTFWTHRPLTPGPRPEGGVRVRLTGVQVHPQLGAHKTGNYLPYRLARQEAADVFEGWLVGPDGTLADGSRTSPLLEIGGQRIVPAGGLPGLTRAAFLAGQDWSELGVHPSEVSRATRAWICGSGVGVVPVREISGEGWTLSLPVCWPATDDPALVWPEE, from the coding sequence ATGAAGCCCCTGCCTTCCGGGCTGGACCATCCCGCGTGGCTGCACGGCCTGAGCGCGTTTGCCACCGTCCGCACGCGGCGGGGTGAGCCGGTGCTGTGGGCCGCACATCTGGAACGGTTGCGGCAAACCTGCGCCTTTCTGGACCTGCCGGCCCCGGACGCCGGGTGCCCCACGCTGGACCCGTGGCCCTGGGGGCTGCTGCGCGTCACGGTCACAGGGGACGGCACCTTCTGGACCCACCGTCCGCTGACCCCCGGCCCACGTCCAGAAGGCGGCGTGCGCGTGCGCCTGACGGGCGTTCAAGTCCACCCGCAACTGGGCGCGCACAAGACCGGCAACTACCTGCCGTACCGCCTCGCCCGGCAGGAGGCCGCAGACGTTTTCGAGGGCTGGCTCGTCGGCCCGGACGGCACGCTGGCCGACGGCTCGCGCACCTCGCCGCTGCTGGAGATTGGTGGGCAACGGATTGTCCCCGCGGGCGGGTTGCCGGGCCTCACGCGGGCCGCGTTCCTGGCAGGCCAGGATTGGTCAGAGCTAGGGGTTCACCCCAGCGAAGTGTCCCGCGCGACCCGCGCGTGGATCTGCGGCAGCGGCGTGGGCGTGGTGCCGGTGCGGGAAATCTCAGGGGAAGGCTGGACCCTCAGCCTGCCTGTGTGCTGGCCTGCAACCGATGACCCCGCCCTGGTGTGGCCGGAAGAGTAG